TCGCCGGTCGCGGGGTTGATGGATTCGATGGCCATCTCGCTGCCTGCCCTCACTTGCCGGCCCTGTGCGCGGCCCGCGTCCGCGCGGCCTTGCGGGCGGCATGCGCACGCTCGGCGGAACCCTTGGTGCGCGCCGCCTTGCGCGCCGCTGCCGAGCGCTCTGCCGCGGTGCGCTCCTTGGACGCCGCCTTGGCATGCCGGGCCAGCGCCGGCTTGGACGCCGCAGCCTGGCTTTCGTGCTGCAGGGCGCCGATGGTCGCGCGCGAACGCTTGCGCGAGACCTTGGCATCCGGCTTGTCGCCGGCCTCCAGCGCATGCTGTGCGCTGCGCCGCGTCTTCTCTGAGACCGTGCCCTTCTTGGGCACAGGCAGGTCGACGCCGGCGCGGCGCGCTTTGGACAAGCCGATCGCAATGGCCTGCTCGGGCGAACGCGCTCCGTGCCGGCCTTCGCGGATGTGCTCGATTTCCTCGCGCACGAATTCGCCGGCCTGCGTGGTCGGCGCCTTGCCTTCGCGCTTGTCGCGCTCGGCGCGTTCGATGGTTTTCTTCTCGGGCATGGCGGATCTCCCGTAGTTAATCTCCCGTAGTTGAAATTTCACTCTAGGCCGGTGGCGTGCAGTGGGTGTAGGGCGCCGCAACCTCGTCGATGTAGGCCTTCGACGATGCAGGCGATCACGCGCGCGGGGCGCCGAGTCCTACAGATGGGAGGCGGCAATCTTTCGCAAAGTGTCCACGAGGCCCGGGCGCCGGCCGCCTCGGCTGGACCTGCTGCGTGGCCTTTCAACCGAAGAGGAGATTTCTCATGCACACGATCAAGGATGTGATGAGCCGGGACGTGCAAGTCATCAGTCCCGATGCGACCATCGCAGAGGCCGCGCGGCAGATGCGCGACGGCGACTTCGGCATGATGCCGGTCGGCGCGAACGACCGGATGATCGGCTCGATCTCGGACCGCGACATTGCCGTGCGCGCGGTGGCCGAAGGACGCAGCGCCGACACCAAGGTGCGCGACGTGATGTCCGACGGCATCCGCTGGGCCTACGAGGACGAACCGGTCGAACGTGCCGTCGCGATCATGGGCGAGTACCAGATCCGTCGGCTGCCGGTCGTCAGCCGCGACAAGCGCCTGGTGGGCATCGTGGCGCTGGGCGACCTTGCGGTCAGGGAAGCCGAGCCCGAACCCGCGGCCGAAGCGCTGTGCGAGATCTCGGAGCCCGCCTGAGCACCGGCGCCACCGTTGGCGATTTCCTACAGCGCTTCCGCATCCCGCTGACAGAAGTCGGCGATGCGGCGGCGCAGTCTGGTATCGGATGTGGTGCGCCCCTCCGGGCTCCGACGGTGCTCATGTGGAATCGAGCGAGCACGACGAGAACGAAGCAGGACAGGCCGGCGCACAGGCCAATGAGCGAAGCTCGTGGGCAAGGCGCATGGCATGAAAGGCGCACCACGTCCCCCTCATTTGAAGCGCAGCGATCGGCCGCTGCCTTCCCTCTCGAAAACACCGCCGAAAGGATTTTCCATGAGCAAGACCCAACTCGATGGCGCCAAGGTTGCCATTCTGGTGGCCGACGGCTTCGAGCAAGCCGAGATGACGGAGCCGCGCAAGGCGCTCGATGCGGCCGGCGCCGCCACCAAGATCGTCTCGCCGAAGGACAACACCGTGCGCGGCTGGAAGCATCACAAGCCGGCCGATGAGTTCGACGTCGACATACCGCTGCCGCAGGCGGCCGCGCACGAGTTCGACGCGCTCGTGCTGCCCGGCGGCGTCATGAACCCCGATGCGCTGCGCATCAACGAAGAAGCCATCGCCTTTGTGCGGGACTTCTTCAAGGCCGGCAAGCCCGTGGCCGCGATCTGCCACGGACCGTGGACGCTGATCGAGGCCGACGCGGTGCGCGGACGCACGATGACCTCGTGGCCCTCGCTGCGCACTGACCTCACGAATGCCGGCGCCAAGTGGGTGGACCGCGAGGTCGTGGTCGACGGCAACCTGATCACCAGCCGCAAGCCCCAGGACCTGCCGGCCTTCGATCGCGAGATGGTCCGGCTGTTTGCGGACGCCCGGGCGCACGCCTGAGACGCCTGCTGGCGTTCTTGCGCACCCGGGCTTCCATCGGCGCGGCCCATTCAATGGGACGAGTTCCAGGTCTTTCGGGAAAAGGCCGGGCCCTTGGTGTCATGAGCACGAGGATCGTTCAGTTCCTGGCCATTGCGATCGGCGCGCTCGCGTTGATTCCTTCAGGCGCGCACCTGGCGGCGCTCCCGAGCAAGATCGGCCTCGGCTCATCAGAGTATTTTCTGGTGCAGGGCATCTACCGCGGCTGGGCCGTGCTCGGGTCGCTGTGGGTGGCGGCGCTGGTGGTGAACATCGTCCTCGCGGTCGTCGTCCGCTCGCAGCCCCTGCCGTTCCGGCTCGCGCTCGGTGCCGCGGCCTGCATCGCGGCGATGTTCGCGATCTTCGTGACGTGGACTTTGCCGGGCAACCAGGCGACGCAGAACTGGACCACCGTCCCGGCGAACTGGGAAACCCTCCGGCGCCAGTGGGAGTACTCGCATGCGGTGAACGCGGGGATCGTGTTCCTCGCGCTCTGCCTGGTGACCGCGTCGGCGTTGTGCTGGCGGCGGGCG
This genomic window from Variovorax sp. V93 contains:
- a CDS encoding DUF1772 domain-containing protein; the protein is MSTRIVQFLAIAIGALALIPSGAHLAALPSKIGLGSSEYFLVQGIYRGWAVLGSLWVAALVVNIVLAVVVRSQPLPFRLALGAAACIAAMFAIFVTWTLPGNQATQNWTTVPANWETLRRQWEYSHAVNAGIVFLALCLVTASALCWRRA
- a CDS encoding type 1 glutamine amidotransferase domain-containing protein, translating into MSKTQLDGAKVAILVADGFEQAEMTEPRKALDAAGAATKIVSPKDNTVRGWKHHKPADEFDVDIPLPQAAAHEFDALVLPGGVMNPDALRINEEAIAFVRDFFKAGKPVAAICHGPWTLIEADAVRGRTMTSWPSLRTDLTNAGAKWVDREVVVDGNLITSRKPQDLPAFDREMVRLFADARAHA
- a CDS encoding CBS domain-containing protein translates to MHTIKDVMSRDVQVISPDATIAEAARQMRDGDFGMMPVGANDRMIGSISDRDIAVRAVAEGRSADTKVRDVMSDGIRWAYEDEPVERAVAIMGEYQIRRLPVVSRDKRLVGIVALGDLAVREAEPEPAAEALCEISEPA
- a CDS encoding transcription elongation factor — protein: MPEKKTIERAERDKREGKAPTTQAGEFVREEIEHIREGRHGARSPEQAIAIGLSKARRAGVDLPVPKKGTVSEKTRRSAQHALEAGDKPDAKVSRKRSRATIGALQHESQAAASKPALARHAKAASKERTAAERSAAARKAARTKGSAERAHAARKAARTRAAHRAGK